One segment of Palaemon carinicauda isolate YSFRI2023 chromosome 35, ASM3689809v2, whole genome shotgun sequence DNA contains the following:
- the LOC137627397 gene encoding glutamate receptor 1-like: MTPWVLFFMLLPDVRCFRVELTEHGDALFSSRDVTSSVMRDSWLPGSTLVYVTDGTASYQFFSQAIKDVNFDYNVGTFEVPSNDRIDRSSSWSLAVIGNINKIRKSSSYTMLLLTSDDDEFLIQFMEEALVEDLLIWPTRLLLVTRLSLPRLHPLRKSLSGINAMVITPEETSKSARWGVYTYLPYSHRVAPVAYWTSHSGLSYLANAQLFPNKFRRLTDGAHLDVVGQNFPPHVVVRKSSIKDGSEESSFVFTGPLLLVLEMLADNINFTYNLVRPSDGSWGFLFPNGTWNGMVGMLHRKEVDFGLGPFGITYLRAQVVDYTSPLVIDYGRILGRRGNTAVDPWSFALPLTYPVWISIFVTLFLILFFAKVMSKFHWDSGYQSPRIHLAMYLRAFLQQDIKVPSHSSWERAILGVWMLSILILIECYSTNLISLLAVRYISEPYQTVRAMIDDPSVTMIWFANTAHQQYLAGVESGIFYDLVQAGKRGRMKLITPAEYEETVNTYVSQGDHVMMNPETIMKVFLTEDYMDEGNCKFYLSREGFLPLTFCMVVQKYSPLLGPINEVIRAVIEGGFYNYWMDNAFANAKSCKKPPTKITVKEPLSLANVWGMFVVLLSGYLIGFCVLCLEIMSKSTSERHLEMRYIFS, encoded by the exons ATGACGCCATGGGTGTTATTCTTCATGCTGTTGCCGGATGTTCGATGCTTCAGAGTTGAATTGACAG AACACGGCGACGCCTTATTCAGTTCGCGAGATGTGACGTCATCCGTGATGCGGGATTCCTGGCTCCCTGGGTCGACTCTTGTTTACGTCACAGATGGCACCGCGTCTTATCAGTTTTTCTCGCAA GCCATAAAAGACGTCAATTTTGATTATAACGTCGGAACATTTGAAGTTCCATCCAATGACCGAATAGATAGGTCATCCTCCTGGTCTCTCGCTGTAATTGGTAACATAaacaag ATCCGTAAGTCGTCGAGTTACACGATGCTGCTTCTGACCTCCGACGACGATGAGTTTCTGATTCAATTCATGGAAGAAGCCCTGGTTGAGGATCTCCTCATCTGGCCAACGAGACTCCTACTCGTCACCCGTCTCTCCCTTCCACGTCTCCATCCCCTGCGGAAGTCCCTCTCCGGCATCAACGCGATGGTCATCACCCCTGAGGAGACTTCGAAGAGTGCGAG ATGGGGAGTGTACACATACCTGCCTTACAGTCACCGAGTGGCCCCCGTAGCCTATTGGACCTCACACTCCGGACTCTCTTATCTTGCAAATGCTCAGCTATTCCCCAATAAATTTCGAAG GTTAACCGATGGAGCCCATTTAGACGTGGTTGGTCAGAACTTTCCGCCACACGTTGTCGTTCGGAAATCGTCAATAAAAGACGGATCTGAGGAAAGCAGTTTCGTTTTTACCGGTCCTCTGTTGTTGGTGCTTGAAATGCTTGCAGATAACATCAACTTCAC TTACAACTTAGTTCGACCTTCTGACGGCTCTTGGGGATTCCTTTTCCCAAATGGCACATGGAATGGCATGGTTGGGATGTTGCATAGGAAG GAAGTGGACTTTGGCCTAGGGCCGTTTGGCATTACTTACCTGCGCGCGCAGGTAGTGGACTACACAAGCCCTCTGGTGATCGACTACGGCCGCATCCTCGGCAGGAGGGGAAACACTGCAGTGGATCCTTGGAGCTTCGCCTTGCCATTGACCTATCCCGTTTGGATCTCGATCTTCGTGaccttatttctcatattgttctTTGCCAAGGTCATGTCGAAATTCCACTGGGATTCGGGGTATCAATCTCCAAGGATACATTTGGCCATGTATTTGCGTGCCTTTCTTCAACAAG ATATCAAGGTTCCTTCACACAGCAGCTGGGAGAGGGCCATCCTTGGCGTGTGGATGCTGTCGATCCTCATCCTGATCGAATGCTACAGCACCAACTTGATCTCCCTCTTGGCGGTGCGCTACATCTCCGAGCCCTACCAGACGGTCCGGGCTATGATTGATGATCCCTCTGTTACCATGATCTGGTTCGCTAACACCGCTCACCAGCAGTACTTGGCT GGCGTCGAATCTGGCATATTCTACGATCTTGTTCAGGCGGGGAAGAGAGGTCGCATGAAACTGATCACTCCAGCTGAGTATGAGGAAACGGTGAACACGTACGTTTCTCAGGGCGACCACGTTATGATGAATCCCGAAACCATTATGAAGGTGTTTCTGACGGAGGATTATATGGATGAAG GAAACTGCAAATTCTACCTGTCCAGGGAAGGGTTTCTGCCTCTCACGTTCTGTATGGTGGTGCAGAAGTACAGCCCACTTCTGGGACCCATCAATGAAGT AATTCGGGCAGTAATAGAAGGTGGATTTTACAACTACTGGATGGACAATGCCTTTGCCAATGCGAAATCTTGCAAGAAACCTCCCACCAAAATTACAGTCAAGGAGCCATTATCCCTGGCCAATGTCTGG GGCATGTTTGTTGTTCTCTTAAGTGGTTACCTCATTGGTTTCTGCGTCCTTTGTCTGGAAATCATGTCGAAAAGTACCTCTGAGCGGCATTTGGAAATGCGTTACATATTTTCCTAA